One genomic segment of Cygnus olor isolate bCygOlo1 chromosome 20, bCygOlo1.pri.v2, whole genome shotgun sequence includes these proteins:
- the PAFAH1B1 gene encoding LOW QUALITY PROTEIN: platelet-activating factor acetylhydrolase IB subunit beta (The sequence of the model RefSeq protein was modified relative to this genomic sequence to represent the inferred CDS: deleted 5 bases in 5 codons) — protein sequence MVLSQRQRDELNRAIADYLRSNGYEEAYSVFKKEAELDVNEELDKKYAGLLEKKWTSVIRLQKKVMELESKLNEAKEEFTSGGPLGQKRDPKEWIPRPPEKYALSGHRSPVTRVIFHPVFSVMVSASEDATIKVWDYETGEFERTLKGHTDSVQDISFDHTGKLLASCSADMTIKLWDFQGFECIRTMHGHDHNVSSVAIMPNGDHIVSASRDKTIKMWEVQTGYCVKTFTGHREWVRMVRPNQDGTLIASCSNDQTVRVWVVATKECKAELREHEHVVECISWAPESSYSTISEATGSETKKSGKPGPFLLSGSRDKTIKMWDISTGMCLMTLVGHDNWVRGVLFLFWGQFILSCADDKTLRVWDFKNKRCMKTPNAHEHFVTSLDFHKTAPYVVTGSVDQTVKVWECR from the exons ATGGTGCTGTCACAAAGGCAACGAGATGAACT aaatcGAGCAATAGCAGATTACCTTCGTTCTAATGGCTATGAAGAGGcatattcagtttttaaaaaggaagctgAGTTAGATGTG AATGAAGAGTTAGATAAGAAGTACGCCGGACTTCTGGAGAAGAAATGGACATCAGTTATAAGATTACAAAAGAAG GTAATGGAATTAGAATCAAAGCTGAATGAAGCTAAGGAAGAATTTACATCAGGTGGACCTCTTGGTCAAAAACGAGACCCTAAAGAGTGGATTCCTCGTCCTCCAGAGAAGTATGCATTGAGTGGACACAGGAGTCCTGTCACTCGAGTAATTTTCCATCCAGTTTTCAGT GTTATGGTCTCTGCTTCAGAGGATGCCACAATAAAG GTGTGGGATTATGAGACAGGAGAA TTTGAACGAACCCTTAAGGGGCATACAGACTCTGTGCAAGATATTTCCTTTGACCACACTGGCAAACTATTGGCCTCCTGTTCTGCTGATATGACCATTAAGCTATGGGATTTCCAGGGCTTTGAGTGCATCAGAACTATGCAT ggtcATGATCATAATGTTTCTTCAGTAGCCATCATG CCAAATGGAGATCATATAGTTTCTGCCTCAAGGGATAAAACTATCAAAATGTGGGAAGTCCAAACAGG TTACTGTGTGAAGACTTTCACGGGTCACAGAGAATGGGTGCGCATGGTGCGGCCTAACCAGGATGGCACCTTAATTGCCAGTTGTTCTAATGACCAGACAGTGCGTGTTTGGGTGGTAGCGACAAAGGAATGCAAAGCTGAGCTCCGAGAACATGAGCATGTGGTAGAATGCATTTCCTGGGCTCCTGAGAGCTCATACTCCACCATATCAGAAGCTACGGGATCAGA GACTAAGAAGAGTGGCAAGCCTGGGCCTTTTCTGCTGTCTGGATCCAGAGATAAGACCATTAAGATGTGGGACATTAGCACTGGCATGTGCCTTATGACACTTGT TGGCCATGATAACTGGGTACGTGGCGTTCTGTTCCTATTCTGGGGGCAGTTTATTTTGAGCTGTGCTGATGACAAGACTCTACGTGTCTGGGACTTCAAG AACAAACGATGCATGAAAACCCCCAAT GCGCACGAACACTTTGTTACCTCTTTGG aTTTCCACAAGACGGCACCATATGTGGTTACTGGAAGTGTAGATCAAACAGTAAAAGTGTGGGAGTGCCGTTGA